The Vicia villosa cultivar HV-30 ecotype Madison, WI linkage group LG1, Vvil1.0, whole genome shotgun sequence genome includes a region encoding these proteins:
- the LOC131644090 gene encoding probable linoleate 9S-lipoxygenase 5, giving the protein MSHNTRHHVEGTVVLMKKSVLDFNDYTASFLDGLHEFVGKGVSLQLISAVNTDPENGLKGKLGKPANLDWNTTSSPESLSTGESAFKVSFDFDEEIGKPGAFLIRNNHHSEFYLKTLTLKHVPGHDNDIHFVCNSWVYPAKNYQKDRVFFSNKAYLPSVTPMPLIKYREQELESLRGDGEKELEKWDRVYDYALYNDLGNSDKGPEHARPILGGSIEYPYPRRGRTGRKPAKSDPNYESRLDLELSLKIYVPRDERFGHLKMSDFLAYALKSIVQVLKPELESLFDSTPNEFDSFEDVLKLYESGIDVPEGLLKDVRDNIHGEMLKEIFRTDGEKFLKFPLPQVIAADKSAWRTDEEFAREMLAGINPVMISSLQEFPPQSKLDHKLYGDQSSKITKEHIETNLDGLTVEEAIKERKLFILDHHDSLMPYLRRINSTSTKTYASRTILFLQKNGTLKPLAIELSLPNSKGDQYGAISKVYLPTEQGVENSIWQLAKAYVGVVDSGYHQLISHWLHTHAVVEPFIIASNRQLSVLHPIHKLLHPHFRDTMNINGLARQILINGGGALESTVFPSKYSMEFSSFLYKDWSFPEQALPEDLLKRGMAIKDSSSPYGLRLLIEDYPYAVDGLEIWFAIKTWVTDYCSVYYKDNDSVKEDSELQSWWKEIIEKGHGDKKNEPWWPKMHTLEELIETCTIIIWIASALHAAVNFGQYPYGGFPPSRPSMSRRLMPEEGTQEYNELVENPDKAFLKTITSQFQAVLGLSLVEILSRHASDEVYLGQRENPHWTCDVEALKAFEKFGSKLSEIEKRIEIMNNDEKLRNRYGPVKMAYTLLKPSSEGGLTGMGIPNSISI; this is encoded by the exons ATGAGTCATAACACTCGCCACCATGTTGAAGGAACCGTTGTGTTGATGAAGAAAAGTGTTCTGGACTTCAACGACTACACTGCTTCCTTTCTTGATGGCCTTCATGAGTTTGTCGGTAAAGGAGTTTCTCTTCAACTCATCAGTGCTGTTAACACTGATCCAG AGAATGGATTGAAGGGTAAACTTGGGAAGCCTGCTAATTTAGATTGGAATACTACATCCAGTCCTGAATCTCTATCAACCGGTGAATCCGCATTCAAGGTTTCATTTGATTTTGATGAAGAGATAGGAAAACCAGGAGCATTTTTAATAAGGAATAATCATCACAGTGAGTTCTACCTCAAAACCTTAACACTTAAACATGTTCCTGGTCATGACAATGATATCCACTTTGTCTGCAACTCTTGGGTATACCCTGCGAAAAACTATCAAAAAGACCGCGTTTTCTTTTCCAACAAGGCATATCTTCCAAGTGTAACACCAATGCCACTGATCAAGTACAGAGAACAAGAGTTAGAGTCTTTAAGAGGTGATGGAGAGAAAGAGCTTGAGAAATGGGATAGGGTTTATGATTATGCATTGTACAATGATTTGGGAAATTCTGATAAAGGTCCGGAACATGCTCGTCCTATTCTCGGAGGGTCTATCGAGTATCCTTATCCTCGTAGGGGAAGAACTGGTAGAAAGCCTGCGAAATCAGATCCGAATTATGAGAGTAGGCTGGATCTTGAGTTGAGCTTAAAGATCTATGTTCCGAGGGACGAAAGATTCGGTCATTTAAAGATGTCTGATTTTCTTGCTTATGCTTTGAAATCCATAGTTCAAGTACTGAAACCTGAATTGGAATCTCTATTTGATAGCACGCCGAATGAGTTTGACAGCTTTGAAGATGTACTCAAACTCTATGAAAGTGGGATTGATGTGCCTGAGGGTTTACTTAAGGATGTTAGGGATAACATCCATGGGGAGATGCTTAAGGAAATTTTCAGAACTGATGGCGAAAAGTTCCTCAAATTTCCATTGCCTCAAGTGATTGCGGCCGATAAATCTGCGTGGAGAACAGATGAAGAATTTGCTAGGGAGATGTTGGCTGGTATAAACCCTGTCATGATCTCTAGTCTCCAA GAGTTTCCACCACAAAGCAAGCTAGATCATAAACTCTACGGCGATCAATCTAGTAAAATAACCAAAGAACACATTGAAACTAATCTAGACGGGCTCACCGTGGAAGAG GCGATTAAAGAACGAAAATTATTCATATTAGATCACCATGATTCACTCATGCCATACTTAAGAAGGATAAATTCCACCTCTACAAAGACATATGCCAGTAGGACAATTTTGTTCTTGCAAAAGAATGGAACTTTAAAACCACTGGCCATTGAGTTGAGTTTGCCGAATTCTAAGGGAGATCAATATGGTGCCATTAGTAAAGTTTACTTGCCTACAGAGCAAGGTGTTGAAAATTCCATTTGGCAATTGGCCAAAGCTTATGTTGGAGTAGTTGATTCCGGCTATCATCAACTTATCAGCCACTG GTTGCATACTCATGCTGTGGTTGAGCCGTTTATCATAGCTTCGAATAGGCAGCTTAGCGTGCTTCACCCTATTCATAAGCTGTTGCATCCTCACTTTCGCGACACCATGAATATAAACGGACTTGCAAGACAGATCCTAATCAATGGAGGTGGTGCTCTTGAGTCGACAGTTTTTCCATCAAAGTATTCTATGGAGTTTTCGTCCTTCCTCTATAAGGATTGGTCTTTCCCCGAGCAAGCACTTCCCGAAGATCTTCTCAAGAG AGGAATGGCGATTAAGGACTCGAGTTCTCCATACGGTCTTCGATTATTGATCGAGGACTACCCTTACGCGGTTGATGGACTTGAGATTTGGTTTGCCATCAAGACATGGGTTACGGACTACTGCTCCGTTTACTATAAGGATAACGACTCTGTCAAGGAAGACTCAGAGCTCCAATCTTGGTGGAAGGAAATAATCGAAAAGGGCCACGGTGACAAGAAAAACGAGCCGTGGTGGCCAAAGATGCATACACTCGAAGAACTGATAGAAACCTGCACTATCATCATATGGATTGCCTCAGCTCTCCATGCTGCTGTCAACTTTGGACAATATCCATACGGAGGCTTCCCGCCTAGCCGTCCTTCAATGAGCCGACGACTCATGCCTGAAGAAGGAACTCAAGAATACAATGAACTTGTGGAAAATCCTGACAAGGCTTTTCTGAAAACAATAACTTCACAATTTCAAGCTGTTCTTGGACTTTCACTAGTGGAAATATTGTCAAGACATGCTAGTGATGAGGTCTACCTTGGACAGAGAGAGAATCCACATTGGACTTGTGATGTAGAGGCATTGAAGGCTTTTGAAAAGTTTGGAAGTAAACTTAGTGAAATTGAGAAAAGGATTGAGATAATGAACAATGATGAGAAACTTAGAAACAGATATGGGCCAGTGAAGATGGCATACACTTTGCTTAAGCCTAGTAGTGAAGGTGGATTAACTGGCATGGGGATTCCTAATAGCATATCAATTTAa
- the LOC131644091 gene encoding F-box protein At1g55000-like yields MGCCCDEDDGDILCHLMNSNFASSSSANSLPPPSPSSTVISPMNSHFSALSSTDTLQIIFEKLPIPDLARSSCVCRVWNSVASQRDILTRAFLAPWKLKDVVGDPLSRSFWRDNSLAKFAISHRVVRGDSVASLAVKYSVQVMDIKRLNNMMSDHGIYSRERLLIPISNPDILIKRTCFIELDVNAKREVAVLYPDDVPDIKSTYVSSRISSEESNKKVLESLKRSMQVDSETAQYYWSVSNGDPRAALAEFSSDLQWGRQVGHS; encoded by the exons ATGGGTTGTTGTTGCGATGAAGACGACGGCGACATTCTCTGCCATCTCATGAATTCCAATTTCGCTTCTTCTTCATCCGCCAATAGCTTACCGCCACCCTCACCTTCTTCAACCGTAATCTCACCGATGAATTCTCATTTCTCCGCACTATCCTCCACCGACACGCTCCAAATCATCTTTGAGAAGCTTCCGATCCCCGATCTCGCCCGTTCCAGTTGCGTCTGCCGAGTCTGGAACTCAGTCGCCTCACAAAGAGATATTCTAACCAGAGCTTTCCTAGCACCATGGAAATTGAAGGACGTGGTTGGGGATCCGCTCTCTAGAAGCTTCTGGAGAGACAATTCACTCGCCAAATTCGCAATCTCGCATCGTGTAGTGCGAGGGGACAGTGTTGCTAGTCTCGCCGTCAAGTATTCCGTCCAG GTTATGGATATAAAACGATTGAACAATATGATGAGTGATCACGGCATATACTCGAGGGAAAGGCTATTAATTCCTATTAGTAACCCCGATATTCTTATAAAAAGAACTTGTTTTATTGAGCTAGATGTTAATGCTAAACGAGAAGTTGCAGTGTTGTACCCTGATGATGTACCAGACATTAAGAGTACCTATGTATCAAGCAGAATTTCCTCAGAAGAAAGCAACAAAAAGGTGCTTGAATCATTGAAGAGAAGCATGCAAGTTGATAGTGAAACTGCTCAGTACTACTGGTCTGTTTCAAATGGCGATCCTCGAGCTGCTCTTGCTGAATTTTCTTCGGACCTCCAGTGGGGTAGGCAAGTAGGTCATTCCTAG
- the LOC131644093 gene encoding microtubule-binding protein TANGLED-like isoform X1, whose translation MVARTPPKLRKTLAALNPVLIRETLNKVDQCMARLQELQYTVTGGNKVVSGANLSPRSTRGYLRTSLRCKQESLRIKNSSTRKSPVGKFPSTPNTGEWRRMSLPAMLVGETIGEILHASQFAREVVSAVNCKTPSKEDPKTPISQRPSKKTNLENTQLRTRRKKEKQTKLHNDGSPSLQKARSRITFKVSPPKVRDFDRENNKYLSLANRVSPRNRPWAKKAVLFPNPLFMSTNASSSSSSQPQQQQFCKTRSPIISRNRGTTTPHKFLVKSPPSNSKIKAKSRTSTVSISPHKFLIKSPPSNSKVKLKSTNVSISPTRLASLSKNSPKRSTASKFRRSFSPSRLATRLVSPLRSKKTAQKSDGIVSGLKQRPASTVQFPARRI comes from the exons ATGGTTGCAAGAACCCCACCAAAACTGAGGAAAACTTTAGCTGCTCTTAATCCTGTTCTCATTAGAGAAACACTAAACAAG GTGGATCAATGCATGGCTCGATTGCAAGAACTACAATATACTGTAACTGGTGGAAACAAGGTGGTGTCAGGGGCCAATCTCAGCCCTCGTAGTACTAGAGGTTATCTCAGAACTAGTCTCAGGTGCAAGCAAGAATCACTCAG GATCAAGAATAGTTCCACAAGAAAATCTCCTGTGGGAAAGTTTCCCTCGACTCCAAACACAG GTGAATGGAGGAGAATGTCCTTGCCTGCAATGCTTGTAGGAGAAACCATTGGAGAAATTCTACATGCAAGTCAATTTGCAAGAGAAGTTGTTTCAGCAGTTAACTGCAAAACTCCCTCCAAAGAGGATCCAAAAACTCCAATCTCTCAAAGGCCAAGCAAGAAAACAAACCTTGAAAACACTCAACTTAGGACTAGAAGGAAGAAAGAAAAGCAAACAAAACTACACAATGATGGTTCCCCCTCGCTTCAAAAAGCTCGTTCGAGAATCACTTTTAAGGTTTCTCCACCAAAAGTTAGAGATTTTGATAGAGAAAATAACAAGTATTTGTCTTTGGCTAATAGGGTTTCTCCAAGGAATAGACCATGGGCTAAAAAAGCAGTTCTTTTTCCCAACCCTTTGTTCATGTCAACTAatgcttcttcatcatcatcctcacaGCCACAGCAGCAACAGTTTTGCAAAACAAGGTCTCCTATCATTTCAAGAAATAGAGGAACAACAACACCACACAAGTTTTTGGTCAAGTCTCCACCTTCAAATTCCAAAATCAAGGCCAAAAGCAGAACTAGTACTGTGTCTATTTCACCACACAAGTTTTTGATAAAATCTCCACCTTCAAATTCCAAAGTGAAGCTCAAAAGCACAAATGTGTCTATTTCACCTACAAGACTTGCAAGTTTGAGCAAGAATTCTCCAAAGAGATCGACCGCATCTAAATTCCGCCGATCTTTCTCTCCTTCGAGACTAGCTACAAGATTAGTTTCTCCGTTAAGGAGCAAGAAAACTGCACAGAAGAGTGATGGGATTGTAAGTGGACTGAAACAACGCCCAGCATCAACAGTTCAATTCCCTGCTAGAAGAATTTAA
- the LOC131644093 gene encoding microtubule-binding protein TANGLED-like isoform X2, giving the protein MVARTPPKLRKTLAALNPVLIRETLNKVDQCMARLQELQYTVTGGNKVVSGANLSPRSTRGYLRTSLRIKNSSTRKSPVGKFPSTPNTGEWRRMSLPAMLVGETIGEILHASQFAREVVSAVNCKTPSKEDPKTPISQRPSKKTNLENTQLRTRRKKEKQTKLHNDGSPSLQKARSRITFKVSPPKVRDFDRENNKYLSLANRVSPRNRPWAKKAVLFPNPLFMSTNASSSSSSQPQQQQFCKTRSPIISRNRGTTTPHKFLVKSPPSNSKIKAKSRTSTVSISPHKFLIKSPPSNSKVKLKSTNVSISPTRLASLSKNSPKRSTASKFRRSFSPSRLATRLVSPLRSKKTAQKSDGIVSGLKQRPASTVQFPARRI; this is encoded by the exons ATGGTTGCAAGAACCCCACCAAAACTGAGGAAAACTTTAGCTGCTCTTAATCCTGTTCTCATTAGAGAAACACTAAACAAG GTGGATCAATGCATGGCTCGATTGCAAGAACTACAATATACTGTAACTGGTGGAAACAAGGTGGTGTCAGGGGCCAATCTCAGCCCTCGTAGTACTAGAGGTTATCTCAGAACTAGTCTCAG GATCAAGAATAGTTCCACAAGAAAATCTCCTGTGGGAAAGTTTCCCTCGACTCCAAACACAG GTGAATGGAGGAGAATGTCCTTGCCTGCAATGCTTGTAGGAGAAACCATTGGAGAAATTCTACATGCAAGTCAATTTGCAAGAGAAGTTGTTTCAGCAGTTAACTGCAAAACTCCCTCCAAAGAGGATCCAAAAACTCCAATCTCTCAAAGGCCAAGCAAGAAAACAAACCTTGAAAACACTCAACTTAGGACTAGAAGGAAGAAAGAAAAGCAAACAAAACTACACAATGATGGTTCCCCCTCGCTTCAAAAAGCTCGTTCGAGAATCACTTTTAAGGTTTCTCCACCAAAAGTTAGAGATTTTGATAGAGAAAATAACAAGTATTTGTCTTTGGCTAATAGGGTTTCTCCAAGGAATAGACCATGGGCTAAAAAAGCAGTTCTTTTTCCCAACCCTTTGTTCATGTCAACTAatgcttcttcatcatcatcctcacaGCCACAGCAGCAACAGTTTTGCAAAACAAGGTCTCCTATCATTTCAAGAAATAGAGGAACAACAACACCACACAAGTTTTTGGTCAAGTCTCCACCTTCAAATTCCAAAATCAAGGCCAAAAGCAGAACTAGTACTGTGTCTATTTCACCACACAAGTTTTTGATAAAATCTCCACCTTCAAATTCCAAAGTGAAGCTCAAAAGCACAAATGTGTCTATTTCACCTACAAGACTTGCAAGTTTGAGCAAGAATTCTCCAAAGAGATCGACCGCATCTAAATTCCGCCGATCTTTCTCTCCTTCGAGACTAGCTACAAGATTAGTTTCTCCGTTAAGGAGCAAGAAAACTGCACAGAAGAGTGATGGGATTGTAAGTGGACTGAAACAACGCCCAGCATCAACAGTTCAATTCCCTGCTAGAAGAATTTAA